One region of Seriola aureovittata isolate HTS-2021-v1 ecotype China chromosome 15, ASM2101889v1, whole genome shotgun sequence genomic DNA includes:
- the tmprss2 gene encoding transmembrane protease serine 2 isoform X1: MTSFSMSNNQANGPTYDNIGFRHDEGIPRPYNPQQGIYPSHPQQTPNYIPTTPRTINTHHTVTPGTSHNTGQMTGIKKCHWKYVLSASLAGVLILAVGCLLLWYFLYYECLLGKSCQQGGKCLSSWQWCDGVMDCSGGEDESNCFRLHGTNFMLESYSPDSQTWMPVCAENWDNNYGRAVCEQIGYRSQDYVTYRQIGAGSLASQGYMKLKPGGIHTSPVQSQLTYSQRCSASAVTLQCIVECGKSSEAPRTRIVGGADAVNGAWPWQVSLQIHGQHICGGSIISPYWILSAAHCFQDYSRPDMWTVYSGDVSLIKMSSDEGKTVNKIINHAKYDTKTNDNDIALLKLDTPLTYTSTVRPVCLPNVGVNLSAERQAWITGWGALRSSGPAPDRLNQAQVTIYNTVTCNSPLVLDGQVTQTMICAGKLQGGVDTCQGDSGGPLVVEEGGVWWLTGDTSWGIGCAWRNKPGVYGNITYFTDWIYRQMQNE; the protein is encoded by the exons ATGACCAGTTTCAGTATGAGTAATAATCAG GCAAATGGTCCCACCTATGACAACATTGGATTCCGGCATGATGAAGGAATACCCCGTCCGTACAACCCACAGCAGGGGATATACCCCTCCCACCCACAACAGACCCCTAACTACATTCCCACAACCCCCAGAACCATCAACACCCACCACACTGTAACGCCTGGAACATCACATAATACAGGACAAATGACAG GGATAAAGAAATGTCATTGGAAATATGTCCTGTCGGCATCTCTGGCTGGGGTTCTTATCCTGGCAGTGGGCTGCCTCTTGCTCTGGTACTTCT TATACTACGAGTGTTTATTGGGGAAGTCATGCCAACAGGGTGGGAAGTGTCTGTCATCCTGGCAGTGGTGTGATGGTGTCATGGACTGTTCAGGTGGAGAGGATGAATCTAACTGCT TTCGCCTTCACGGGACCAACTTCATGCTGGAGAGTTACTCACCGGACAGCCAGACGTGGATGCCCGTGTGCGCTGAGAACTGGGACAACAACTATggcagagctgtgtgtgagcagaTTGGCTACAGGAG CCAGGATTATGTGACCTACAGGCAAATCGGTGCAGGTTCTTTGGCCTCTCAAGGATACATGAAACTGAAGCCTGGGGGTATTCATACGTCACCTGTACAGTCACAGCTCACTTACAG CCAACGTTGCTCAGCCTCAGCTGTCACACTTCAGTGTATTG TAGAATGTGGAAAGAGTTCAGAAGCCCCCAGAACTCGTATCGTAGGTGGTGCAGACGCTGTAAATGGAGCCTGGCCGTGGCAGGTCAGTCTCCAGATTCATGGTCAACACATTTGTGGAGGCTCCATCATCAGCCCTTACTGGATCCTATCTGCTGCACACTGCTTCCAAGA TTACTCCAGGCCTGATATGTGGACAGTATACTCTGGCGACGTGAGCTTGATCAAAATGAGCTCTGACGAAGGCAAAACTGTGAACAAAATCATTAACCATGCCAAATATGACACAAAAACTAATGACAATGACATTGCTCTGCTAAAGCTTGACACACCACTGACATATACAA GCACAGTGAGGCCAGTGTGTCTCCCCAACGTTGGCGTGAACCTCTCCGCCGAACGTCAAGCCTGGATCACAGGATGGGGGGCCTTGCGCTCATCTG GACCAGCCCCTGACAGACTAAATCAGGCCCAGGTGACCATTTACAACACAGTGACCTGTAACAGTCCTCTGGTGTTAGACGGACAGGTCACTCAGACTATGATCTGTGCAGGCAAACTGCAGGGAGGAGTCGACACATGTCAG GGTGACAGTGGAGGGCCCCTGGTGGTCGAGGAGGGAGGTGTATGGTGGCTCACAGGGGACACTAGCTGGGGGATTGGATGTGCTTGGAGGAACAAGCCAGGAGTCTACGGCAACATAACCTACTTTACTGACTGGATATATAGACAAATGCAG AATGAGTGA
- the tmprss2 gene encoding transmembrane protease serine 2 isoform X2, whose protein sequence is MTSFSMSNNQANGPTYDNIGFRHDEGIPRPYNPQQGIYPSHPQQTPNYIPTTPRTINTHHTVTPGTSHNTGQMTGIKKCHWKYVLSASLAGVLILAVGCLLLWYFLYYECLLGKSCQQGGKCLSSWQWCDGVMDCSGGEDESNCFRLHGTNFMLESYSPDSQTWMPVCAENWDNNYGRAVCEQIGYRSQDYVTYRQIGAGSLASQGYMKLKPGGIHTSPVQSQLTYSQRCSASAVTLQCIECGKSSEAPRTRIVGGADAVNGAWPWQVSLQIHGQHICGGSIISPYWILSAAHCFQDYSRPDMWTVYSGDVSLIKMSSDEGKTVNKIINHAKYDTKTNDNDIALLKLDTPLTYTSTVRPVCLPNVGVNLSAERQAWITGWGALRSSGPAPDRLNQAQVTIYNTVTCNSPLVLDGQVTQTMICAGKLQGGVDTCQGDSGGPLVVEEGGVWWLTGDTSWGIGCAWRNKPGVYGNITYFTDWIYRQMQNE, encoded by the exons ATGACCAGTTTCAGTATGAGTAATAATCAG GCAAATGGTCCCACCTATGACAACATTGGATTCCGGCATGATGAAGGAATACCCCGTCCGTACAACCCACAGCAGGGGATATACCCCTCCCACCCACAACAGACCCCTAACTACATTCCCACAACCCCCAGAACCATCAACACCCACCACACTGTAACGCCTGGAACATCACATAATACAGGACAAATGACAG GGATAAAGAAATGTCATTGGAAATATGTCCTGTCGGCATCTCTGGCTGGGGTTCTTATCCTGGCAGTGGGCTGCCTCTTGCTCTGGTACTTCT TATACTACGAGTGTTTATTGGGGAAGTCATGCCAACAGGGTGGGAAGTGTCTGTCATCCTGGCAGTGGTGTGATGGTGTCATGGACTGTTCAGGTGGAGAGGATGAATCTAACTGCT TTCGCCTTCACGGGACCAACTTCATGCTGGAGAGTTACTCACCGGACAGCCAGACGTGGATGCCCGTGTGCGCTGAGAACTGGGACAACAACTATggcagagctgtgtgtgagcagaTTGGCTACAGGAG CCAGGATTATGTGACCTACAGGCAAATCGGTGCAGGTTCTTTGGCCTCTCAAGGATACATGAAACTGAAGCCTGGGGGTATTCATACGTCACCTGTACAGTCACAGCTCACTTACAG CCAACGTTGCTCAGCCTCAGCTGTCACACTTCAGTGTATTG AATGTGGAAAGAGTTCAGAAGCCCCCAGAACTCGTATCGTAGGTGGTGCAGACGCTGTAAATGGAGCCTGGCCGTGGCAGGTCAGTCTCCAGATTCATGGTCAACACATTTGTGGAGGCTCCATCATCAGCCCTTACTGGATCCTATCTGCTGCACACTGCTTCCAAGA TTACTCCAGGCCTGATATGTGGACAGTATACTCTGGCGACGTGAGCTTGATCAAAATGAGCTCTGACGAAGGCAAAACTGTGAACAAAATCATTAACCATGCCAAATATGACACAAAAACTAATGACAATGACATTGCTCTGCTAAAGCTTGACACACCACTGACATATACAA GCACAGTGAGGCCAGTGTGTCTCCCCAACGTTGGCGTGAACCTCTCCGCCGAACGTCAAGCCTGGATCACAGGATGGGGGGCCTTGCGCTCATCTG GACCAGCCCCTGACAGACTAAATCAGGCCCAGGTGACCATTTACAACACAGTGACCTGTAACAGTCCTCTGGTGTTAGACGGACAGGTCACTCAGACTATGATCTGTGCAGGCAAACTGCAGGGAGGAGTCGACACATGTCAG GGTGACAGTGGAGGGCCCCTGGTGGTCGAGGAGGGAGGTGTATGGTGGCTCACAGGGGACACTAGCTGGGGGATTGGATGTGCTTGGAGGAACAAGCCAGGAGTCTACGGCAACATAACCTACTTTACTGACTGGATATATAGACAAATGCAG AATGAGTGA